One window of Alosa sapidissima isolate fAloSap1 chromosome 21, fAloSap1.pri, whole genome shotgun sequence genomic DNA carries:
- the LOC121696007 gene encoding sodium channel subunit beta-1-like isoform X1 codes for MDLYQVKMTPVRLRVFLFALFCAMYVSLVNGACAEVDSDTEAVAGQGFKLGCISCKLRGEVVATATVDWFFMSKGEQMFIPIYSYDGQSSMIKDDRFEDRLEWVGSRYTLDLQDASIYITNVTFNDTGVFRCLFNRILSYEHYEYATEATKDVKLSVVAKATRSTASIVSEVMMYVSIIGLQLWLLVEMIYCYRKIMAAGEEALRASAEEYLAIASESKDNCAAVQVAE; via the exons ATGGACTTGTACCAAGTGAAAATGACTCCAGTACGCCTACGTGTTTTCCTCTTTGCCTTGTTTTGTGCGATGTATG tttcctTGGTCAATGGAGCCTGTGCTGAAGTGGACTCTGATACTGAGGCGGTGGCCGGCCAGGGCTTCAAGCTGGGATGCATCTCGTGCAAGTTGAGGGGCGAGGTGGTGGCCACTGCCACCGTGGACTGGTTCTTCAtgtccaaaggagaacaaatgtTTATTCCT ATCTACAGTTATGATGGCCAGAGCTCTATGATTAAAGATGACCGATTTGAAGATCGCCTAGAGTGGGTTGGAAGCAGATACACTCTAGATCTGCAGGATGCGTCCATCTACATCACCAACGTCACCTTCAATGACACCGGAGTCTTCCGCTGTTTGTTCAACCGAATCCTGAGTTATGAACATTATGAGTATGCAACTGAAGCCACCAAGGATGTGAAGCTTTCTGTGGTGGCCAAAG CAACCCGTAGCACAGCCTCCATCGTGTCAGAGGTCATGATGTACGTGTCCATCATCGGGCTACAGCTTTGGCTGCTGGTTGAGATGATATATTGCTACAGGAAGATCATGGCAGCTGGAGAGGAGGCATTGAGGGCAAGCGC GGAAGAATATTTAGCAATAGCTTCAGAAAGCAAAGACAACTGTGCAGCAGTACAAGTAGCAGAATAA
- the LOC121696007 gene encoding sodium channel subunit beta-1-like isoform X2: MTPGRVFLLALFCVMYVSLVNGACAEVDSDTEAVAGQGFKLGCISCKLRGEVVATATVDWFFMSKGEQMFIPIYSYDGQSSMIKDDRFEDRLEWVGSRYTLDLQDASIYITNVTFNDTGVFRCLFNRILSYEHYEYATEATKDVKLSVVAKATRSTASIVSEVMMYVSIIGLQLWLLVEMIYCYRKIMAAGEEALRASAEEYLAIASESKDNCAAVQVAE, from the exons ATGACTCCAGGACGTGTTTTCCTCTTGGCTTTGTTTTGTGTAATGTATG tttcctTGGTCAATGGAGCCTGTGCTGAAGTGGACTCTGATACTGAGGCGGTGGCCGGCCAGGGCTTCAAGCTGGGATGCATCTCGTGCAAGTTGAGGGGCGAGGTGGTGGCCACTGCCACCGTGGACTGGTTCTTCAtgtccaaaggagaacaaatgtTTATTCCT ATCTACAGTTATGATGGCCAGAGCTCTATGATTAAAGATGACCGATTTGAAGATCGCCTAGAGTGGGTTGGAAGCAGATACACTCTAGATCTGCAGGATGCGTCCATCTACATCACCAACGTCACCTTCAATGACACCGGAGTCTTCCGCTGTTTGTTCAACCGAATCCTGAGTTATGAACATTATGAGTATGCAACTGAAGCCACCAAGGATGTGAAGCTTTCTGTGGTGGCCAAAG CAACCCGTAGCACAGCCTCCATCGTGTCAGAGGTCATGATGTACGTGTCCATCATCGGGCTACAGCTTTGGCTGCTGGTTGAGATGATATATTGCTACAGGAAGATCATGGCAGCTGGAGAGGAGGCATTGAGGGCAAGCGC GGAAGAATATTTAGCAATAGCTTCAGAAAGCAAAGACAACTGTGCAGCAGTACAAGTAGCAGAATAA